A window of the Lagopus muta isolate bLagMut1 chromosome 1, bLagMut1 primary, whole genome shotgun sequence genome harbors these coding sequences:
- the RIPPLY3 gene encoding protein ripply3: MEGAAVDFLLQATVDHICQCSRDAQQHSLNPREQPESSPVLWRPWMPTARDGEMTENQQMSQPDGQLTNFRSKGALGFQHPVRLYLPKSKCQKFLNNIGEKVLANFPVQATIHFYNDDTDSEEDEEETSSA, translated from the exons ATGGAGGGTGCAGCTGTAGATTTCTTGCTCCAGGCTACAGTGGATCACATCTGTCAGTGCTCCAGAGATGCCCAGCAACACTCACTCAATCCAAGAGAGCAGCCAGAGAG CAGCCCTGTTTTATGGAGGCCCTGGATGCCCACAGCCAGGGATGGTGAAATGACAGAGAATCAACAAATG TCACAACCAGATGGTCAGCTAACAAATTTTAGATCAAAAGGAGCCCTGGGGTTTCAACATCCAGTGAG ACTTTATCTGCCTAAATCCAAATGCCAAAAGTTTCTTAATAACATTGGAGAGAAGGTTCTGGCTAACTTTCCAGTACAAGCGACAATTCACTTCTACAATGATGACACTGACTCtgaagaagatgaggaagaaacCAGTTCCGCCTAG